From a single Paenibacillus sp. FSL R5-0345 genomic region:
- a CDS encoding cyclic lactone autoinducer peptide, with amino-acid sequence MKKTLARVASSALGMSALVFATIIKPYIHSPEIPKELRK; translated from the coding sequence ATGAAGAAAACGCTCGCTCGTGTTGCTTCTAGTGCGCTTGGCATGTCCGCTCTTGTCTTTGCAACAATAATCAAGCCTTACATTCACAGTCCAGAAATTCCAAAAGAATTGCGTAAGTAA
- a CDS encoding helix-turn-helix domain-containing protein has protein sequence MNDFENYPDELGNFIRHIRKTRGLTLRGLEEKSGISYSQLSKIERGESIPLKDNLDKIIEALGTDLKNRMYHLADYMPDIEYIKTLKHGYELPQLKQSQDYIYETAFNKLKEFRAKEGKETSYVSFDSNEVIVYETEYGAGMVIEKIEKYNLTDVLNDKFEGCLDSLRKSPRKGRQAFLFGEWLRECVYELKEEEQDQVIQALKEFTQFKVQQIKGAYK, from the coding sequence ATGAATGATTTTGAGAACTATCCCGATGAGCTGGGTAATTTCATTCGGCACATCAGAAAAACGAGAGGGTTAACCTTAAGAGGACTGGAAGAAAAGAGCGGTATTAGCTACTCACAGCTTAGCAAGATCGAACGTGGAGAGAGCATTCCGCTTAAAGACAATCTGGACAAGATCATTGAAGCGCTTGGAACAGATCTGAAGAATCGGATGTATCATTTGGCAGACTATATGCCTGATATTGAATATATCAAGACCTTGAAGCATGGTTATGAACTGCCGCAGCTTAAACAGTCTCAAGACTACATTTATGAGACGGCCTTTAACAAGCTTAAGGAATTCAGGGCAAAGGAAGGTAAAGAAACTTCTTATGTTTCCTTTGATTCTAATGAAGTCATAGTTTATGAAACCGAATATGGGGCAGGAATGGTAATAGAGAAGATTGAGAAATACAATCTTACTGACGTCCTGAACGATAAGTTTGAGGGTTGCCTCGACTCCTTAAGAAAGAGCCCTCGGAAAGGGCGTCAAGCCTTTCTATTTGGCGAGTGGTTACGGGAGTGCGTTTATGAGCTGAAGGAAGAAGAACAGGATCAGGTCATACAAGCGCTCAAAGAATTTACACAATTTAAAGTACAACAAATAAAGGGTGCTTATAAATAA
- a CDS encoding accessory gene regulator ArgB-like protein, with product MNHLAFRIVSAIKKTNPEQTHSIEVMQYALSIILNTLFIITVSLLIGGFTGQLMGTLIALLSFGLLRICSGGAHLKTATACNITSIFICSLIPHLTFLTHSYLLWINLFSMISMILFAPNPDRNAQLSKDWYLGLKLLSILLVLANFWINSSVIGLAFFIQSLTVIIPLQGRSSR from the coding sequence ATGAATCATTTAGCATTTAGAATCGTTTCGGCCATAAAAAAAACAAACCCTGAGCAAACTCATTCCATAGAAGTAATGCAGTATGCACTGAGTATTATTTTGAATACCTTATTCATTATTACAGTTTCCCTTCTAATAGGGGGCTTTACAGGGCAATTAATGGGAACATTGATCGCGCTACTAAGTTTTGGATTGCTAAGGATTTGTTCTGGCGGAGCCCATTTGAAAACTGCAACAGCCTGTAATATAACGTCCATTTTCATATGTTCGTTAATCCCCCATCTTACATTCCTTACACATAGTTATTTGCTCTGGATTAATCTATTTAGTATGATTTCAATGATCTTATTTGCTCCGAATCCAGATCGAAATGCACAACTCTCTAAAGACTGGTACCTAGGATTGAAACTGTTATCCATCCTGTTAGTGCTCGCAAATTTTTGGATTAACTCGTCTGTCATCGGACTGGCTTTTTTCATCCAGTCCTTAACAGTAATCATTCCTTTACAGGGGAGGTCCAGTAGATGA
- the sda gene encoding sporulation histidine kinase inhibitor Sda, producing the protein MNYYFHPSPRPSSLESISDEELLNIYALAVEAQALPDFIEIVKEILDSRDLIHSKEI; encoded by the coding sequence ATGAATTACTATTTTCATCCCTCACCTCGCCCCTCATCTCTTGAATCGATATCTGATGAAGAATTACTTAACATCTATGCGTTAGCGGTTGAGGCACAAGCTTTACCAGATTTCATTGAGATTGTTAAAGAGATCTTAGACAGTAGAGATCTCATACATTCTAAAGAAATATAA
- a CDS encoding LytTR family DNA-binding domain-containing protein, whose product MRVLQKDGSSCDILEEEILYFSNYKNTIFVHTKEGEFVLPTTLSDLFTAYEGKGFKRLDRSNVVNINNIEGYDSERKIVYFNHGEQFATVSESNEPRLKKYLSTLKKDSD is encoded by the coding sequence ATGCGTGTCTTACAGAAAGACGGTTCCTCCTGTGATATTCTGGAGGAAGAAATATTGTATTTCTCGAATTATAAGAATACAATATTCGTCCATACGAAAGAAGGCGAATTTGTTCTCCCCACCACTCTTTCCGATCTTTTCACAGCGTATGAGGGTAAGGGATTTAAACGCCTTGACCGCAGCAATGTAGTCAATATTAACAACATCGAAGGCTATGATTCCGAACGAAAAATCGTTTATTTTAATCATGGCGAGCAGTTTGCAACTGTTTCGGAGTCCAATGAACCTCGCCTAAAAAAGTACTTATCTACTCTAAAGAAAGACTCCGATTAA
- a CDS encoding DinB family protein: MGQRPESSEYLNELSKYISLVPTEGEICTIFREQTDEICSFISNLTEEQGEHRYAPDKWSIKQMVGHLADTGRIMSYRLLRVARGDTTPLAGFEEKDYVLTANFDAHTLEKLLAHYKLVRESTQALLDTLPEEAWTRMGTVNNGAISARAVACLMIGHDLHHLNILKERYLV; encoded by the coding sequence ATGGGTCAACGTCCAGAGAGTAGTGAGTATTTGAATGAGCTGTCAAAGTATATCTCTTTAGTACCAACAGAAGGGGAAATTTGTACTATTTTTAGAGAGCAGACGGATGAGATTTGTAGTTTTATTTCGAACCTTACGGAAGAACAAGGAGAGCATCGTTACGCTCCTGACAAATGGAGTATTAAGCAAATGGTCGGCCATCTAGCGGATACTGGAAGAATTATGTCTTATCGTTTATTGCGCGTGGCAAGAGGAGATACAACACCATTAGCGGGGTTTGAGGAAAAGGACTACGTACTAACCGCAAATTTCGATGCGCACACTTTAGAAAAGCTGCTGGCTCATTACAAGCTTGTCCGAGAGTCAACGCAAGCCCTTTTAGATACTCTGCCGGAAGAAGCGTGGACTCGAATGGGAACGGTTAACAATGGAGCTATCTCCGCGAGAGCGGTGGCCTGCTTAATGATCGGTCATGATCTTCATCATTTGAATATTCTTAAAGAAAGATATCTAGTATAA
- a CDS encoding thymidine kinase, with product MAQLFFKYGAMNSGKSIEILKVAHNYEEQGKSVLIFTPSIDDRDEVGFISSRIGLRKQAIPVDENTDIYNIVSSNQPKPHCVLIDECQFLSKDCILQLVRIVDELGIPVMAFGLKNDFQNQLFEGSKYMLIYADKIEEMKTICWFCERKATMALRVENGKPVYSGKQIQIGGNEAYYPVCRKCHKNPPL from the coding sequence GTGGCACAGTTGTTTTTCAAATACGGAGCAATGAACAGCGGTAAATCTATTGAGATACTCAAGGTTGCGCATAATTATGAAGAGCAAGGGAAATCGGTGCTCATTTTCACTCCATCCATAGACGATCGGGACGAAGTTGGTTTTATCTCCTCCCGTATTGGGCTGCGGAAACAGGCCATACCCGTCGACGAGAATACCGATATTTATAATATCGTCAGCAGTAACCAGCCCAAACCCCACTGTGTGCTAATTGATGAATGTCAATTTCTAAGCAAGGACTGCATTCTTCAGCTAGTACGGATTGTAGATGAACTAGGCATTCCCGTTATGGCATTTGGACTTAAAAATGATTTCCAAAACCAGCTATTTGAAGGCAGCAAATACATGCTGATTTATGCTGATAAAATCGAGGAAATGAAGACTATTTGCTGGTTCTGCGAGCGCAAAGCAACGATGGCTCTAAGAGTAGAAAATGGTAAGCCTGTATACAGCGGTAAGCAAATCCAAATTGGTGGCAACGAAGCCTACTATCCAGTGTGCCGTAAATGTCACAAGAATCCACCACTATAA